A portion of the Mesobacillus sp. AQ2 genome contains these proteins:
- the spoIIIJ gene encoding YidC family membrane integrase SpoIIIJ — MKKRILLILGLVLVVSLLTGCTEYNQPITPESKGFWNEYIVYPLSLLIIKMAEWLGGNFGLSIIAVTLLIRFAILPLMIKQTKSSKAMQALQPEMQKLKEKYSSKDQKTQQKLQQETMALFQQHGVNPLAGCFPLIVQMPILIGFYHAISRTREIAEHNFLWFDLGAPDPFYILPIVAGITTFIQQKMMMAGQEGNPQMAMMLWLMPIMIVVFAINFPAALSLYWVVGNLFMIGQTYFIKGPDLKKAKAAGNAGGAKK, encoded by the coding sequence TTGAAAAAAAGAATATTATTGATATTGGGCTTGGTGTTAGTGGTGTCATTGCTGACAGGCTGTACAGAGTATAACCAGCCGATCACTCCAGAGAGTAAGGGTTTCTGGAACGAATATATTGTCTATCCCTTATCCCTGTTAATCATCAAGATGGCCGAATGGCTCGGTGGAAACTTCGGACTATCGATTATTGCTGTTACTTTGCTGATCCGTTTTGCGATCCTGCCGCTTATGATCAAGCAAACGAAAAGCTCGAAAGCGATGCAGGCATTGCAGCCGGAAATGCAGAAGCTGAAGGAAAAATACAGCTCAAAGGATCAAAAGACACAGCAAAAGCTTCAGCAGGAAACGATGGCACTTTTCCAGCAGCATGGTGTCAATCCGCTTGCAGGCTGTTTCCCGCTGATTGTCCAGATGCCAATCTTGATTGGTTTCTACCACGCGATTTCAAGAACCAGGGAAATTGCCGAGCATAACTTCTTATGGTTCGATCTTGGTGCACCGGATCCGTTTTATATTCTGCCGATTGTTGCAGGTATCACTACTTTCATTCAGCAAAAAATGATGATGGCTGGCCAGGAAGGCAATCCGCAAATGGCGATGATGCTTTGGCTGATGCCAATCATGATCGTTGTATTCGCGATCAACTTCCCAGCAGCACTTTCACTGTACTGGGTAGTAGGTAACTTATTCATGATTGGTCAAACGTACTTTATTAAAGGGCCGGATCTTAAAAAAGCAAAGGCTGCCGGCAATGCGGGAGGAGCAAAAAAGTGA
- the rnpA gene encoding ribonuclease P protein component produces the protein MKKDYRVKKNKEFQEAFKKGRSVANRQFVVYILKKPEQENFRIGLSVSKKIGNAVMRNQIKRYIRQSFHELQDRVHNGNDYIIIARKPTAEMDMHEVKKSLEHVMKVGKVLKKPKTGDND, from the coding sequence ATGAAAAAAGATTACAGAGTGAAAAAAAATAAAGAATTCCAAGAGGCTTTTAAAAAAGGAAGATCTGTCGCTAACCGGCAATTTGTCGTCTATATTTTGAAAAAACCGGAGCAGGAGAATTTCCGCATCGGACTATCAGTCAGCAAAAAAATCGGCAATGCCGTCATGCGAAATCAGATAAAACGTTATATCCGGCAATCTTTCCATGAATTGCAGGACCGGGTTCACAACGGCAACGATTATATCATTATTGCCCGGAAGCCGACTGCCGAAATGGACATGCATGAGGTTAAGAAAAGCCTTGAGCATGTTATGAAGGTCGGAAAAGTTTTGAAGAAGCCGAAAACTGGAGATAATGATTGA